The Salvia miltiorrhiza cultivar Shanhuang (shh) chromosome 1, IMPLAD_Smil_shh, whole genome shotgun sequence genome has a window encoding:
- the LOC131006891 gene encoding anaphase-promoting complex subunit 7, producing MDVPKDQLHTLLDHGLFSSAQILGCFAVSSTSINPETSPHLKAESLVLFGDSLFREKEHRRAIQVYKQALQCHKILPKQTANTTPTTRSTLPASNRSSSPNSCNTSAINENEVKFKIATCHSSLGENRAALAEMEGIPSKSRNLEMNLMMAKLYRNSRHTRAAIGCFKECLRNCPYIFEAIIALAELGVLAKDIISLFPQTPSRSGRPPFDHFDSSRWLARYVEAQCCIASNDYKGGLDLFSELLQRFPNNIHILLEMAKVKAVIGKNDEAILDFETVLSIDPYVVTYMDEYAMLLKLKSDNSKLNKLVHDLLNIDPTRPEVLVALAVLWEKKDERGALTYAEKSIRIDERHVAGYIMKGNLFLSLNRPEAAVIAFRGAQELRPDLRSYQGLVRSYLAVSKVKEALFAAREAMKAIPQSGKALKLVGDVHASHVTGREKAKKFYESALRLEPGFLGAALALAELHVMEGRNGDAVSLLQRYLKDWADDCLHVKLAQVFAATNMLQDALSHYQAALRINPQNDAAKKGLERLEKQMKGVDPDAPEEDEDNEVDDGDGDQEDVELL from the exons ATGGATGTTCCCAAAGACCAATTACACACTCTTCTGGATCATGGTCTCTTCTCTTCTGCTCAAATTCTG GGTTGTTTTGCTGTATCTTCAACGTCGATAAATCCTGAGACGAGCCCTCATCTCAAAGCTGAAAGCTTG GTTCTGTTCGGTGATTCGCTCTTTCGAGAGAAGGAGCATCGAAGGGCAATT CAAGTATATAAACAAGCGTTGCAGTGCCACAAAATACTACCAAAACAAACTGCAAATACAACTCCAACAACTAGGAGCACATTACCAGCATCTAATAGATCTTCTTCTCCAAATTCATGTAACACTTCAGCAATAAACGAAAATGAG GTGAAATTCAAGATTGCCACGTGTCATAGCTCACTTGGTGAGAAcagagctgctcttgctgag ATGGAAGGAATCCCAAGCAAGTCGAGGAATCTGGAGATGAATCTTATGATGGCAAAGCTTTATCGGAATTCTAGGCATACTCGAGCTGCAATTGGATGTTTTAAGGAGTGTTTGAG GAATTGTCCTTACATATTTGAGGCCATCATAGCTTTGGCCGAATTAGGCGTTTTAGCAAAGGATATTATTTCATTGTTTCCTCAG ACACCGAGTAGAAGCGGAAGACCTCCTTTTGATCATTTTGATTCAAGTCGCTGGCTGGCA CGCTACGTTGAAGCCCAATGCTGTATTGCTTCAAATGATTACAAAG GTGGCCTCGATCTATTTTCGGAACTGCTACAGCGATTTCCTAACAACATCCACATTTTACTTGAAATGGCCAAG GTTAAAGCTGTCATAGGAAAAAACGATGAAGCCATTCTGGATTTTGAAACC GTCCTGTCAATTGATCCATATGTTGTGACATATATGGATGAGTATGCTATGCTTCTGAAGCTCAAGTCCGATAATTCCAAGTTAAATAAGTTAGTTCATGATCTCTTGAACATCGATCCTACAAGACCTGAAGTTTTAGTGGCCTTAGCTGTTCTGTGGGAAaagaaagatgagagaggagctTTAACGTATGCTGAGAAG AGCATCCGGATTGATGAAAGGCACGTAGCTGGCTACATAATGAAG GGAAATCTTTTCTTGTCGTTGAATCGACCAGAAGCAGCTGTCATTGCCTTTAGGGGAGCTCAAGAACTAAGGCCCGATCTTCGCTCATATCAAG GTTTAGTTCGTTCATATCTAGCTGTTTCAAAGGTGAAAGAAGCTCTATTTGCAGCAAGAGAGGCCATGAAAGCGATCCCTCAATCCGGAAAAGCTCTGAAACTAGTTGGGGATGTACATGCTAGTCATGTCACCGGAAGAGAAAAG GCAAAGAAGTTCTATGAATCAGCCCTAAGACTTGAACCTGGTTTTCTTGGAGCCGCGTTGGCTTTGGCTGAACTCCACGTCATGGAAGGTCGAAATGGAGATGCGGTCTCCCTGTTGCAACGTTATTTGAAAGATTGGGCCGATGATTGTTTGCATGTCAAGCTCGCTCAAGTCTTTGCAGCAACAAATATGCTGCAAGATGCCCTTTCACATTATCAGGCAGCACTGAG AATAAACCCGCAAAACGATGCTGCCAAAAAAGGACTAGAGCGCTTGGAGAAACAAATGAAG GGAGTCGATCCTGATGCACCCGAAGAAGACGAAGATAATGAGGTTGATGATGGCGATGGAGATCAAGAAGATGTTGAGCTATTATGA
- the LOC131006898 gene encoding glyoxylase I 4: MYLTRVIHASSLLSSPPSTYRMKLRKKKGKMQKAEEKQNDVPLMSLNHVSRVCRAVKESIEFYSKVLGFVLIKRPESFDFDGAWLFNYGVGIHLVQSKDEEKLPTDKQRLDPMDNHISFQCEDMEAMVRKLEEMNIKYMKRSVGEGEGAAIDQLFFKDPDGFMIEICNCENMKLVPQRSIGRIKLPSDKHNPPIDLPLKQDMFLA, translated from the exons ATGTATCTCACACGTGTAATACACGCGTCGTCTCTCCTGTCCTCGCCGCCATCTACATATAGGATGAAATTGAGGAAGAAGAAAGGCAAAATGCAGAAGGCAGAAGAAAAGCAGAATGACGTTCCTCTCATGTCACTCAACCATGTTTCTAGGGTTTGTAGAGCGGTGAAGGAATCGATTGAATTCTACAGCAAGGTACTAGGCTTCGTGCTGATCAAGCGGCCGGAGTCCTTCGACTTCGACGGCGCGTGGCTCTTCAACTACGGCGTCGGCATCCACTTGGTGCAGTCCAAGGACGAGGAGAAGCTGCCCACAGATAAGCAGCGCTTGGACCCCATGGATAACCACATCTCATTTCAG TGCGAGGACATGGAGGCTATGGTGCGGAAGCTGGAGGAGATGAACATCAAGTACATGAAGAGAAGTGTGGGGGAGGGAGAAGGCGCCGCCATCGACCAGCTCTTCTTCAAAGATCCCGATGGATTTATGATCGAGATTTGCAACTGCGAGAATATGAAGCTCGTGCCGCAGCGCTCCATTGGCCGGATCAAACTTCCCTCCGATAAACACAACCCGCCCATCGACCTGCCCCTAAAACAAGACATGTTTCTTGCTTAA